From one Solanum stenotomum isolate F172 chromosome 12, ASM1918654v1, whole genome shotgun sequence genomic stretch:
- the LOC125848856 gene encoding primase homolog protein: MLIGLAATVFRAPPVTLYTFISRFSPNSHGFLTITPTRLFITAASLRRDENKEVDDYAELKEKVENLGICCNSVTPEEYTRLMCPKCKGGRSMGKCLSFHMSSKRNSALWRCFNIECGWAGQIPHNSTASDGVHQLGRMNFPRILTEESLKLEPLGDMLTTYFSKRMISKDTLKRNHVMQMAGDQIIIAFTYRRNGMLIGCKYRTLEKRFWQEKGADKVLYGLDDVREADEIIIVEGEIDKLSVEEAGFPNCVSVPNGAPQGIASKELLPLEEDTRFSYLWNCNECLEKASRIVLATDGDLPGQALAEELARRLGKERCWQVCWPKKDELSSYKDANEVLVNLGREALKEAIECAVPYEMQNLN, encoded by the exons ATGCTTATTGGCTTGGCGGCAACTGTCTTTAGAGCTCCTCCTGTTACACTCTACACTTTCATCTCAAGATTTTCGCCTAACAGTCATGGTTTTCTTACTATTACTCCTACTAGGCTCTTCATAACTGCAG CTAGTTTGAGGAGAGATGAAAATAAGGAGGTGGATGATTATGCTGAACTGAAGGAGAAAGTGGAAAATTTGGGTATATGCTGCAATTCTGTTACTCCTGAAGAATACACAAGATTAATGTGTCCCAAG TGCAAAGGTGGTCGGTCAATGGGAAAGTgtttatcatttcatatgtccTCGAAAAG GAATTCTGCATTATGGAGGTGTTTCAATATTGAATGTGGATGGGCAGGCCAG ATCCCACACAACAGTACGGCATCTGATGGGGTCCATCAACTTGGCAGAATGAATTTTCCTCGGATACTTACAGAGGAAAGCTTGAAGTTAGAGCCATTAGGTGATATG CTGACTACATATTTTTCTAAGAGGATGATATCAAAGGATACTTTGAAGAGAAATCATGTCATGCAAATGGCTGGTGATCAG ATCATCATTGCCTTCACTTATAGGCGGAATGGTATGCTCATTGGCTGCAAGTACAGGACCCTTGAGAAAAGGTTTTGGCAG GAGAAGGGTGCAGATAAGGTACTATATGGACTGGATGATGTAAGAGAAGCAGATGAGATCATCATT GTAGAAGGTGAAATAGATAAGCTTTCAGTGGAAGAAGCTGGATTTCCCAACTGTGTCAGTGTTCCTAATGGTGCACCACAGGGCATCGCATCCAAAGAACTGCTACCACTGGAAGAG GATACCAGATTTTCATACCTGTGGAACTGCAATGAGTGCTTGGAGAAG GCGTCCCGGATTGTGCTGGCAACTGATGGTGATTTACCAGGCCAAGCATTGGCTGAAGAGCTTGCCCGCCGTCTGGGGAAGGAAAG GTGTTGGCAAGTATGTTGGCCTAAAAAGGATGAGTTAAGCAGTTATAAAGATGCGAATGAG GTACTTGTAAATCTGGGAAGAGAAGCTCTAAAAGAAGCGATTGAATGTGCCGTGCCATATGAAATGCAGAATTTGAACTAA